The proteins below come from a single Serratia fonticola genomic window:
- a CDS encoding Na/Pi cotransporter family protein, whose amino-acid sequence MLTLLNLLSAIAMLVWGTHIVRTGIMRVYGANLRQVLSSSIEKKPLAFVAGIGVTALVQSSNATALLVSSFVAQGLVGLGPALVIMLGADVGTAIMARVLTFNLSWLSPLLIFVGVILFLSRKQTRVGQMGRVAIGLGLIVLALELIVAAATPITQGYGVKVIFSSLTGDVMLDALIGALFAIISYSSLAAVLLTATLTASGVISLQVALCLVIGANLGSGLLVMLNTSGQNAAGRRVALGSLLFKLLGSALVLPFVSLIAHGIERLPGNTEELVIYFHMFYNLVRCLLQVPLSGPMARLCETWIVDAPTEDPRLRPRHLDVSALDTPSLALANAARETLRMGDVIEHMMVLHHEVLHGKRIQAKEVRRLDDDVHVLYTAIKLYLAQIQREDLGEADSRRWAEIIEMALNLEQAGDIIERMASDVADQSHGARSSFSAEGLAELDQLHEKLTDNLRLSLSVFLSGDITSAKRLRRSKHRFRILDRRYAHAHVDRLHQQNVQSIETSSLHLALLGDMKRLNSLFCAVAYNALDQDEKDDDRDWEEMPGRL is encoded by the coding sequence GTGTTGACCCTTCTTAATCTACTTTCCGCCATTGCCATGCTGGTGTGGGGAACCCATATCGTCCGGACCGGCATCATGCGGGTCTATGGTGCCAATCTGCGCCAGGTTCTGAGCAGCAGCATAGAGAAAAAGCCGCTGGCCTTTGTGGCTGGCATCGGCGTAACCGCGTTGGTACAAAGCAGTAATGCGACGGCGTTACTGGTTTCTTCTTTTGTGGCGCAAGGGCTGGTGGGCCTTGGGCCTGCGCTGGTGATTATGCTGGGGGCCGATGTTGGCACGGCGATCATGGCGCGGGTGCTGACGTTCAATCTCTCCTGGCTTTCGCCACTGCTGATTTTTGTCGGCGTGATTTTATTCCTCAGCCGCAAGCAAACCCGCGTAGGCCAGATGGGGCGCGTCGCCATTGGTCTTGGCCTGATTGTATTGGCGCTGGAATTGATTGTGGCCGCCGCGACGCCGATCACTCAGGGCTATGGCGTTAAAGTGATCTTCTCGTCGCTGACCGGCGATGTGATGCTCGATGCGCTGATCGGTGCCCTGTTTGCCATTATCAGCTATTCCAGCCTGGCCGCTGTGCTGTTGACCGCGACGTTGACCGCCTCGGGAGTGATTTCTCTACAGGTGGCGCTGTGCCTGGTGATCGGTGCCAACCTGGGCAGCGGCCTGTTGGTGATGTTGAACACCAGCGGCCAGAATGCCGCAGGCCGTCGCGTGGCGTTGGGGAGCCTGTTGTTCAAACTGTTGGGTAGTGCGCTGGTGCTGCCGTTTGTTTCCCTGATTGCACACGGTATTGAGCGGCTGCCTGGTAATACAGAAGAGCTGGTGATCTATTTTCACATGTTCTACAACCTGGTGCGTTGTCTGCTACAGGTGCCGTTGTCAGGGCCGATGGCGCGCCTGTGCGAAACGTGGATCGTCGATGCTCCTACAGAAGATCCCCGTTTGCGGCCACGCCACCTCGACGTCAGCGCCCTGGATACGCCAAGTTTGGCCCTGGCCAATGCGGCACGGGAAACCCTGCGGATGGGGGATGTGATAGAGCATATGATGGTCCTGCACCATGAGGTATTGCATGGTAAGCGCATCCAGGCCAAAGAAGTTCGCCGTCTGGATGATGACGTTCACGTGTTGTACACCGCCATCAAACTTTACCTGGCACAAATCCAGAGGGAAGACCTGGGAGAGGCGGATTCGCGCCGTTGGGCGGAGATCATCGAAATGGCCCTCAACCTGGAGCAGGCTGGCGATATCATCGAACGTATGGCTAGTGATGTGGCGGATCAATCGCATGGCGCGCGCAGTTCGTTCTCCGCCGAAGGTCTGGCCGAACTGGACCAATTGCATGAAAAGTTGACCGACAATCTGCGCCTTAGCCTGTCGGTGTTTCTCTCCGGTGATATCACCAGCGCCAAGCGGTTACGCCGTTCCAAGCACCGTTTCCGCATTCTGGATCGTCGTTATGCCCATGCGCACGTCGATCGCCTGCATCAACAAAACGTGCAAAGTATCGAAACCAGCTCGCTGCATCTGGCGCTGTTGGGGGATATGAAGCGGCTTAACTCGTTGTTCTGCGCGGTGGCCTATAACGCGCTGGATCAAGATGAGAAAGACGACGACCGTGATTGGGAAGAGATGCCTGGCAGGCTGTGA
- a CDS encoding fimbria/pilus chaperone family protein, whose amino-acid sequence MNKITRFVGRVVGGMLLITAGISSAQASFQLESMGIVLEESTGRTNFSIKNTTSEPMLLATKVEDLDGKAFSKFILISPPISRIEAGQSQQVNFVLKQGAVLPHEVMLKASFEGVGQAVDNSARIPVRQSIGLIVQPKAVAVSKTPWEDLQLTQTGTTLVVKNNGLHVVRLAPQLTLLPSKQIVPLENYYLMAGEEKKLTVSGKVTSVSITPLGRYGFKQGDATLPVK is encoded by the coding sequence ATGAACAAGATAACAAGGTTTGTTGGCCGGGTAGTCGGCGGTATGTTACTGATTACGGCGGGCATATCTTCTGCTCAGGCCTCTTTCCAGCTAGAAAGTATGGGGATCGTGCTGGAGGAAAGTACCGGGCGGACAAACTTCAGTATCAAGAATACGACTTCTGAACCGATGTTGTTGGCGACCAAGGTCGAAGATCTGGATGGCAAGGCGTTTAGCAAGTTCATCTTGATTTCACCGCCGATTTCCCGGATTGAGGCTGGCCAGAGTCAGCAGGTGAATTTTGTGCTCAAGCAGGGGGCGGTATTACCCCATGAAGTCATGTTGAAGGCTTCTTTTGAAGGGGTGGGACAGGCAGTGGATAACAGTGCGCGTATACCGGTACGCCAGAGTATTGGGCTGATTGTGCAACCTAAAGCGGTGGCGGTGAGCAAAACCCCTTGGGAAGATCTGCAGTTGACTCAAACCGGCACGACGCTGGTGGTGAAGAATAACGGCTTGCATGTGGTGCGTTTAGCTCCCCAGCTCACCTTATTGCCATCGAAGCAAATCGTACCGTTGGAGAATTACTACCTGATGGCGGGTGAAGAAAAGAAACTGACCGTGTCAGGTAAGGTTACTTCCGTGAGCATCACTCCGCTTGGTCGTTACGGCTTTAAGCAGGGTGATGCCACGCTACCGGTGAAATAA
- the iclR gene encoding glyoxylate bypass operon transcriptional repressor IclR, with protein MATPVPAKRGKKPRAAAPATSTATGQVQSLTRGLKLLEYIAEAQGNVALTDLAQQAGLPNSTTHRLLTTMQQQGFVRQVGDLGLWTMGAHAFVVGSSFLQSRNLLAMVHPTLRRLMEESGETVNLAVMDKAEDQAVIIDQVQCTALMRMSAPIGGKLPMHASGAGKAFLASMQDDEVTRLLHKKGMHTYTPHTLTPHNLKEGLAVIRKQGFSFDDEEHALGLRCLAACIFDEHREAFAAISISGPVSRITDDRVTELGALVIHAAKEISLEYGGVR; from the coding sequence ATGGCCACTCCCGTTCCCGCCAAACGCGGTAAAAAACCCCGCGCCGCCGCGCCCGCCACCAGCACGGCGACCGGCCAGGTCCAGTCACTGACCCGTGGTCTGAAACTATTGGAATATATTGCCGAAGCGCAAGGTAACGTGGCACTGACCGATCTGGCCCAGCAGGCCGGGTTGCCCAACTCTACTACCCACCGTCTGCTGACGACCATGCAACAGCAGGGGTTTGTCCGTCAGGTAGGCGATCTTGGCCTATGGACCATGGGGGCACATGCGTTTGTGGTGGGCAGTAGCTTCCTGCAAAGCCGTAACCTGCTGGCGATGGTGCACCCAACGCTGCGCCGCCTGATGGAAGAGTCGGGGGAAACGGTCAATCTGGCGGTGATGGACAAAGCCGAGGATCAGGCGGTGATTATCGATCAGGTGCAATGCACCGCGTTGATGCGCATGTCGGCCCCGATTGGCGGCAAGCTGCCGATGCATGCTTCTGGTGCGGGCAAAGCCTTTCTGGCCAGCATGCAGGATGACGAAGTGACTAGGCTGCTGCATAAAAAAGGCATGCACACCTATACCCCGCATACGCTAACGCCACATAACCTGAAAGAAGGGTTGGCGGTGATACGCAAACAGGGATTTTCATTCGACGATGAAGAGCATGCCCTTGGCCTACGCTGCCTGGCCGCCTGTATCTTTGATGAGCACCGCGAAGCCTTTGCCGCCATCTCTATCTCCGGCCCGGTATCGCGCATTACCGACGATCGCGTGACGGAACTCGGTGCGCTGGTGATCCATGCGGCAAAAGAAATCAGCCTGGAGTACGGCGGCGTACGGTGA
- the metH gene encoding methionine synthase: MINRVEQLRQQLSQRILVLDGGMGTMIQSYRLEEADYRGERFADWQSDLKGNNDLLVLSKPEVITAIHNGYLEAGADILETNTFNSTTIAMADYHMESLSAEINYQAALLARACADEWTARTPEKPRYVAGVLGPTNRTASISPDVNDPAFRNVSFDQLVEAYRESTRALVEGGADLIMIETIFDTLNAKAAAFAVETEFEALGVTLPIMISGTITDASGRTLSGQTTEAFYNSLRHVKPLTFGLNCALGPDELRQYVAELSRISESYVTAHPNAGLPNAFGEYDLDAEEMAKQVGEWAHAGFLNIIGGCCGTTPAHIAAMAKAVEGVPPRQLPELPVACRLSGLEPLNIDAKSLFVNVGERTNVTGSARFKRLIKEEKYNEALAVARQQVESGAQIIDINMDEGMLDAEAAMVRFLSLIAGEPDIARVPIMIDSSKWSVIEKGLKCIQGKGIVNSISMKEGEEAFIHHAKLVRRYGAAVVVMAFDEVGQADTRQRKFEICRRAYQILTERVGFPPEDIIFDPNIFAVATGIEEHNNYAVDFIEACADIKTHLPHAMISGGVSNVSFSFRGNDPVREAIHAVFLYHAIRNGMDMGIVNAGQLAIYDDLSTELREAVEDVVLNRRQDGTERLLELAEKYRGSKDNEVAVQQAEWRGWPVVKRLEYSLVKGITEFIELDTEEARQQADRPIEVIEGPLMAGMNVVGDLFGEGKMFLPQVVKSARVMKQAVAYLEPYIEASKQKGTTAGKILLATVKGDVHDIGKNIVGVVLQCNNYEIIDLGVMVPTDKILKTAREQNVDIIGLSGLITPSLDEMVNVAKEMERQGFTLPLLIGGATTSKAHTAVKIEQNYSGSTTYVQNASRTVGVVAALLSDTQRDEFVARTRKEYETVRIQHGRKKPRTPPVSLQQARDNAMVLDWENYQPPVPNKLGVFPVEASINTLRHYIDWTPFFMTWSLAGKYPRILEDEVVGEEAKRLFQDANEMLDMLAATGTLNPRGVYGLFPANRVGDDVEVYRDESREEVLVVSRHLRQQTEKTDFPNYCLADFVAPKSSGKADYFGAFAVTGGLEEDALAAAYDAKHDDYNKIMVKALSDRLAEAFAEYLHEQVRKLHWGFAADENLSNEELIRENYQGIRPAPGYPACPEHTEKAEIWQLLDVNRHTGMELTESFAMWPGAAVSGWYFSHPQSKYFAVAQIQRDQVEDYAQRKGMKISDVERWLAPNLGYDAD, from the coding sequence GTGATAAATCGAGTGGAACAACTGCGTCAGCAGCTATCGCAGCGTATTTTAGTGTTGGACGGCGGTATGGGCACCATGATCCAGAGCTATCGGCTGGAGGAGGCAGACTACCGCGGTGAGCGTTTTGCCGATTGGCAAAGCGATCTGAAAGGCAATAACGACCTGCTGGTGTTAAGCAAGCCGGAGGTGATCACTGCGATCCACAACGGTTACCTGGAGGCGGGGGCCGACATCCTCGAAACCAATACCTTCAACTCGACCACTATCGCGATGGCCGACTACCATATGGAGTCGCTGTCCGCCGAAATTAACTACCAGGCCGCTTTGCTGGCTCGTGCTTGTGCTGATGAATGGACGGCGCGCACCCCGGAAAAGCCGCGCTACGTCGCTGGTGTACTGGGCCCAACCAACCGTACCGCCTCTATCTCCCCTGACGTTAACGATCCGGCCTTCCGTAATGTCTCTTTTGACCAGTTGGTAGAGGCCTACCGCGAATCAACCCGCGCGCTGGTGGAAGGGGGGGCCGATCTGATCATGATCGAAACCATCTTCGATACCCTGAATGCCAAAGCGGCGGCCTTTGCGGTCGAAACCGAGTTTGAAGCGCTGGGCGTGACCTTACCGATCATGATTTCCGGCACCATCACCGACGCCTCTGGCCGCACCCTTTCCGGTCAGACTACGGAAGCGTTCTACAACTCGCTGCGTCACGTTAAACCGCTGACCTTTGGTTTGAACTGTGCGCTTGGCCCGGATGAGTTACGCCAATACGTGGCGGAATTGTCTCGCATCTCTGAAAGCTATGTGACCGCCCACCCGAACGCCGGTTTGCCCAATGCCTTTGGTGAATACGATCTCGATGCCGAAGAGATGGCCAAACAGGTGGGCGAATGGGCGCACGCCGGTTTCCTCAATATTATCGGTGGCTGCTGTGGCACCACACCGGCGCATATTGCCGCGATGGCTAAAGCGGTCGAGGGTGTACCGCCGCGGCAGTTGCCAGAGTTACCGGTGGCTTGCCGCCTGTCCGGCCTGGAACCGCTGAATATTGATGCCAAATCGCTGTTCGTCAACGTGGGTGAACGTACTAACGTTACCGGCTCGGCCCGTTTCAAGCGGCTGATTAAAGAAGAAAAGTATAACGAGGCGCTGGCCGTGGCCCGCCAACAGGTGGAGAGCGGTGCCCAAATCATCGACATCAACATGGATGAAGGGATGCTCGACGCCGAAGCGGCGATGGTGCGTTTCCTCAGCCTGATCGCCGGTGAGCCGGACATAGCCCGCGTCCCGATCATGATCGACTCCTCTAAATGGAGCGTTATAGAAAAGGGCCTGAAATGCATTCAGGGTAAAGGCATCGTCAACTCAATCTCGATGAAAGAGGGCGAAGAAGCCTTTATCCACCATGCCAAACTGGTGCGCCGCTACGGTGCCGCCGTGGTGGTGATGGCCTTCGATGAAGTTGGCCAAGCGGATACCCGCCAACGCAAATTTGAGATTTGCCGCCGTGCTTACCAGATCCTGACCGAACGAGTGGGTTTTCCGCCGGAAGACATCATCTTTGACCCGAACATTTTTGCCGTCGCAACCGGTATCGAAGAGCATAACAACTATGCCGTCGACTTTATCGAAGCCTGCGCCGACATCAAAACCCACCTGCCACACGCGATGATCTCCGGCGGCGTGTCCAACGTCTCCTTCTCGTTCCGTGGCAACGATCCGGTGCGTGAAGCGATCCACGCGGTGTTCCTGTATCACGCCATTCGCAATGGTATGGATATGGGGATCGTCAACGCCGGGCAGTTGGCGATCTATGACGATCTCAGCACCGAACTGCGTGAAGCCGTTGAGGATGTGGTGCTCAACCGCCGTCAGGACGGCACCGAGCGTCTGCTAGAACTGGCGGAGAAATACCGGGGTAGCAAAGACAATGAAGTGGCGGTGCAGCAGGCCGAATGGCGCGGCTGGCCGGTAGTGAAGCGCCTGGAGTATTCGCTGGTCAAAGGCATTACCGAATTTATTGAGTTAGACACCGAAGAAGCGCGCCAGCAGGCGGATCGCCCGATCGAAGTGATCGAAGGGCCGCTGATGGCCGGCATGAACGTGGTTGGTGACCTGTTCGGCGAGGGCAAAATGTTCTTGCCGCAGGTAGTGAAATCGGCCCGCGTGATGAAGCAGGCGGTGGCCTATCTCGAACCTTACATTGAGGCCAGCAAACAGAAAGGCACCACCGCCGGGAAAATTCTGCTGGCGACGGTGAAGGGCGACGTGCACGACATCGGCAAAAACATCGTCGGCGTGGTGCTGCAATGTAACAACTACGAAATTATCGATCTGGGCGTGATGGTGCCGACGGACAAAATCCTGAAAACCGCCCGCGAACAGAACGTGGATATTATCGGTCTGTCTGGCCTGATCACCCCGTCGCTGGACGAAATGGTGAACGTGGCAAAAGAGATGGAGCGCCAAGGCTTTACTCTGCCGCTGCTGATCGGCGGGGCGACCACCTCCAAGGCCCATACCGCGGTGAAGATTGAGCAGAACTACAGCGGCTCGACTACCTACGTGCAGAATGCCTCGCGTACCGTTGGCGTGGTTGCGGCGCTGCTATCAGACACCCAGCGCGACGAGTTTGTCGCCCGCACTCGCAAAGAGTACGAAACCGTGCGTATCCAGCACGGGCGTAAAAAGCCGCGTACGCCGCCGGTCAGCCTGCAACAGGCGCGGGATAACGCTATGGTGCTGGATTGGGAAAACTACCAGCCACCGGTACCGAACAAGTTGGGGGTGTTCCCGGTTGAGGCCAGCATTAACACGCTGCGCCACTATATCGACTGGACGCCGTTCTTTATGACCTGGTCGCTGGCGGGCAAGTATCCGCGCATTCTGGAGGATGAAGTGGTAGGGGAAGAGGCCAAGCGCCTGTTCCAGGATGCCAACGAAATGCTGGATATGCTGGCCGCTACTGGCACCCTCAACCCGCGTGGCGTCTATGGCCTGTTCCCGGCTAACCGCGTTGGGGATGATGTGGAAGTCTATCGGGATGAAAGCCGTGAAGAGGTGCTGGTGGTCAGCCGCCATCTGCGTCAGCAAACCGAAAAGACTGATTTCCCGAACTACTGTCTGGCTGACTTTGTGGCCCCGAAAAGCAGCGGCAAAGCCGACTATTTTGGCGCATTCGCGGTCACGGGTGGGTTGGAAGAAGATGCATTGGCAGCGGCCTATGATGCCAAACATGATGATTACAACAAGATCATGGTCAAAGCGTTATCCGATCGTCTGGCAGAGGCCTTTGCCGAATACCTGCACGAGCAGGTGCGCAAGCTGCATTGGGGCTTTGCCGCCGATGAAAATCTGAGTAACGAAGAGCTGATCCGTGAGAATTATCAAGGCATTCGCCCGGCCCCCGGCTATCCTGCTTGCCCAGAACATACCGAAAAAGCGGAGATCTGGCAGTTGCTGGACGTTAACCGCCATACCGGCATGGAACTGACCGAATCCTTCGCCATGTGGCCTGGAGCGGCGGTCTCCGGCTGGTATTTCAGCCATCCGCAGAGCAAGTACTTTGCCGTGGCACAAATCCAGCGCGATCAGGTCGAAGACTACGCGCAGCGTAAGGGGATGAAGATCAGTGACGTAGAGCGCTGGCTGGCCCCGAACCTAGGGTACGATGCAGATTAA
- a CDS encoding fimbria/pilus outer membrane usher protein — translation MRQNASVAWMLSALLMARADAAGFDVKTLENLGYNADIAAFFSTSRFLPGVQRVTLEVNAAQRYQEEVRFGQEGELCLEARLADTLHLRLTSPLGDCERIESRWPQAQVRVFPGTFRVELTLPEEAFDPDKLRSEQRGGYAVMLNYDLYGNRMQGSYGNQQSWQAMLEPGLNISNWVIRNRSSYSKSEFGDRLDVYETSATRDFPHWGALVQVGEFSVGGALSGGLPITGLQLSSERFQLSHATLAVPLLGSVSSQATVEVKQYGQVMYRTLLPAGPFTLDNLGQAATGVETQVTVTDADGFQQHFTVTPGLGDEQGQQSGYQLAVGRYRLQGRQQNQASPPALLMGEKQFSLSGFRQIGMGGMLSAKYQRVAWQGGLGDKLGNWLSANAVYSRGRQQGMQLDAQGRLTVSRSFSLSLTGQYRTLGFLNADESLRQPTGWAEARMGSRLHYTGGLAVSWNTPAWGVFTYSLSHERYYRDNTPGWGHTLAYGKSLGAASLNLSLQSSSRSQPTLYAGVSLPLGGGRVNSRLQQRRNKQMTLGSSWQGDVRGPLKGYLDIARDSSGDYQTSGNLSGNTAYTRLSLGASRSSQGSFSQSLLSSGSMGVANNTWVMSPQRVGDTLIVVSVPGYAGTRITGVGEGITDFAGDVLLPSATPYTPLKAQVDTLSLPLNLRLDTTAQELELARGSVAKRQFRVTEVRQLLLTIRDARGDILPTGASVHDEKGQLLGTLIGEGNLMLVNEDIGKVLRVRRVNMDECLVSYDVPTTFDPSVLYEERDAVCH, via the coding sequence ATGAGGCAAAATGCATCGGTGGCATGGATGTTGTCGGCTCTGCTGATGGCGCGTGCGGATGCTGCTGGCTTTGATGTAAAAACCCTCGAAAACCTCGGGTATAACGCGGATATTGCGGCGTTCTTTTCGACATCACGATTTTTGCCAGGGGTTCAACGGGTCACGTTGGAGGTGAATGCCGCGCAACGCTATCAGGAAGAGGTTCGTTTTGGTCAGGAGGGAGAACTGTGTCTGGAGGCTCGTTTAGCTGACACGTTGCATTTACGGTTGACCTCGCCTCTTGGCGACTGTGAACGTATTGAATCACGCTGGCCACAAGCTCAGGTTCGGGTTTTTCCCGGTACCTTCCGCGTGGAGCTCACGTTGCCGGAAGAGGCTTTTGATCCAGATAAACTGCGTAGTGAGCAGCGTGGTGGTTATGCCGTCATGCTGAATTATGATCTGTACGGTAACCGCATGCAGGGCAGTTATGGCAACCAGCAATCCTGGCAGGCCATGCTGGAGCCTGGCCTGAATATCAGCAACTGGGTGATCCGTAATCGCTCTAGCTACAGCAAGAGTGAGTTTGGGGATCGGCTGGATGTGTATGAAACCTCAGCGACGCGGGATTTTCCGCACTGGGGGGCATTGGTCCAGGTGGGGGAGTTTAGTGTCGGTGGTGCGTTGAGCGGCGGGTTGCCTATTACCGGATTGCAGCTGTCCAGTGAACGTTTCCAGCTTTCTCATGCGACGTTAGCGGTTCCCCTGCTGGGCAGCGTATCAAGCCAGGCGACGGTGGAAGTCAAGCAGTATGGCCAGGTGATGTACCGTACGCTGCTGCCTGCGGGTCCTTTTACTCTGGACAATCTGGGCCAAGCGGCGACAGGAGTGGAGACGCAGGTCACTGTGACCGATGCCGACGGGTTTCAACAGCATTTTACCGTGACGCCGGGGCTCGGCGATGAGCAAGGCCAGCAAAGTGGCTATCAGCTCGCCGTGGGACGCTATCGTCTCCAAGGTAGGCAGCAAAATCAGGCTTCGCCGCCAGCGTTGTTGATGGGAGAGAAACAGTTCAGTTTAAGCGGCTTCCGGCAGATTGGCATGGGGGGGATGCTCTCGGCCAAATATCAGCGGGTGGCTTGGCAGGGGGGCCTTGGGGATAAATTAGGTAATTGGTTATCCGCTAACGCCGTGTACAGTCGGGGTCGGCAGCAGGGTATGCAACTGGATGCTCAAGGGAGGCTGACAGTGAGCCGGAGCTTTTCGTTATCTCTGACTGGACAGTATCGCACCTTGGGATTCCTGAATGCGGATGAATCGTTGCGCCAGCCTACGGGCTGGGCTGAAGCGCGTATGGGCTCACGCTTGCATTATACCGGGGGACTTGCTGTGTCCTGGAATACCCCGGCATGGGGCGTATTTACCTACAGCCTGTCGCATGAGCGCTATTACCGCGATAACACGCCTGGCTGGGGGCACACACTGGCCTACGGTAAAAGTCTGGGGGCGGCGTCGTTGAACCTGAGTTTGCAATCCTCGTCCCGTTCTCAGCCCACCCTTTATGCAGGAGTGAGCTTACCGCTCGGTGGGGGGCGTGTTAACAGCCGCCTGCAACAGCGTAGGAACAAGCAAATGACGCTGGGAAGCAGTTGGCAGGGCGACGTCAGGGGGCCATTAAAAGGTTATCTGGATATCGCTCGGGATAGTAGTGGCGATTACCAGACCAGTGGCAACCTGAGTGGAAATACCGCCTACACCCGTTTGTCGCTGGGGGCATCGCGTTCCAGCCAGGGGAGTTTTTCACAATCTTTGCTCTCTTCGGGTTCGATGGGGGTGGCTAACAACACCTGGGTGATGTCACCTCAACGGGTGGGAGATACGTTGATCGTCGTCAGTGTGCCAGGGTACGCGGGCACCAGAATCACTGGCGTGGGGGAAGGTATCACCGATTTTGCCGGTGATGTGTTGCTGCCCTCGGCCACACCTTATACGCCGCTAAAGGCACAAGTAGATACCTTGTCATTACCGTTAAACCTGCGGCTGGATACGACGGCTCAGGAGCTGGAACTGGCGCGCGGCAGCGTGGCGAAAAGGCAATTTAGGGTCACCGAGGTCCGCCAATTATTACTCACCATCCGGGATGCGCGGGGGGACATATTGCCCACAGGGGCATCTGTACATGATGAGAAAGGGCAGCTGTTGGGGACCCTGATTGGTGAAGGCAACCTCATGCTGGTCAATGAGGATATTGGTAAGGTTTTGCGCGTGCGTCGCGTCAACATGGATGAATGTCTAGTGAGTTATGACGTACCGACGACATTTGATCCGTCGGTGTTGTATGAAGAGCGGGATGCTGTCTGCCATTAG
- a CDS encoding DUF1120 domain-containing protein: MKKTIVSGVVVSVMAMSMGSAMASSMSSELSVKGKMAIPSCEVSLTNNGVYNLGKIASGAIDPTKTKLLKEINGEVTVMCEADTFLNFSAVDNREGTASSIGNTHFGLGNVNGAGKLGFYKMKFFGATVDRVAAAVYSENKGSASIEATNGVYVEKGKVTGWATREDAQASGKFFQAYLAVEPVLASLQDMGGTPAEGTKLDGSATLSFSYAL; the protein is encoded by the coding sequence ATGAAAAAAACAATTGTTTCAGGTGTGGTCGTTTCCGTCATGGCAATGAGTATGGGGTCGGCAATGGCATCTTCTATGTCATCCGAATTGTCGGTGAAAGGAAAGATGGCAATACCGAGTTGCGAAGTCTCCTTAACTAATAATGGCGTTTATAATCTGGGGAAAATTGCAAGTGGTGCGATTGACCCTACCAAGACTAAGCTATTGAAAGAAATTAATGGCGAGGTGACGGTTATGTGCGAAGCCGATACCTTCTTGAACTTTAGCGCGGTTGATAACCGTGAAGGCACTGCCAGCTCAATCGGTAATACGCATTTCGGTCTCGGTAATGTAAATGGCGCTGGAAAGTTAGGTTTTTATAAAATGAAATTTTTTGGAGCCACAGTTGATCGCGTTGCCGCAGCGGTCTACAGCGAAAACAAAGGCAGCGCTTCAATTGAAGCGACTAACGGCGTCTACGTTGAAAAAGGCAAAGTCACCGGTTGGGCAACCAGAGAGGACGCTCAGGCTAGTGGTAAATTCTTCCAGGCATATTTAGCAGTAGAGCCAGTATTGGCTTCATTACAAGATATGGGGGGCACTCCTGCTGAGGGTACCAAACTGGATGGTTCTGCCACGCTGAGCTTTAGCTACGCACTCTAA
- a CDS encoding DUF1120 domain-containing protein, with amino-acid sequence MKKNLLQLTALSSLLLSAAALASESAEVKVIGEISAVNCEVSVSNNGVFDFEKIKQSSVTDVITPIGRVDGGVVRVKCSAPTPLTFTATDNRAESAYGSSGLGSNFGLGLVNKTGKLGYYQLRFTQPTVDGVETPMFATDDGDINNVTGLLMAQQGRRMGWAESKTAGVSIGKDFKFGMNATAYMAPKSAMNGALTEDVTLDGSATLEFGFGL; translated from the coding sequence ATGAAAAAGAACCTACTGCAATTAACCGCCCTTTCATCGCTACTGCTTTCTGCTGCGGCGCTTGCGTCAGAAAGCGCTGAGGTAAAGGTCATTGGCGAAATATCTGCGGTAAATTGTGAAGTGTCGGTGTCGAATAATGGGGTATTTGATTTTGAAAAGATTAAACAATCGTCAGTTACCGATGTTATTACTCCGATAGGGCGTGTCGATGGTGGCGTGGTTCGTGTGAAGTGTAGTGCGCCAACTCCATTGACATTCACTGCGACGGACAATCGAGCGGAATCTGCTTACGGCAGTAGTGGATTAGGCAGCAACTTTGGTCTCGGTCTGGTGAACAAGACCGGGAAACTGGGTTATTACCAATTAAGATTTACCCAGCCTACTGTGGATGGGGTCGAGACCCCAATGTTTGCCACGGATGATGGTGATATCAACAATGTGACTGGATTGTTGATGGCTCAGCAAGGTCGGCGCATGGGCTGGGCTGAGTCCAAAACCGCTGGGGTGTCTATTGGCAAAGACTTTAAATTCGGTATGAATGCAACCGCCTATATGGCGCCAAAGAGTGCGATGAACGGTGCTCTCACTGAAGATGTCACCCTGGATGGTTCTGCTACCTTGGAGTTTGGCTTCGGGCTGTAA